In one window of Pseudochaenichthys georgianus chromosome 5, fPseGeo1.2, whole genome shotgun sequence DNA:
- the mon1a gene encoding vacuolar fusion protein MON1 homolog A encodes MEGDSQRASASWENGTLAPGEHLRSDRADSPLPGLVEGTEPGAGQKSAMFVHAQSFEDLTAEAEEEVRREAEINKSGDGEEELKVLVGEKEPHSSDMTSESRTKEEDVTSEAWRSHRKHVFVLSDAGKPIYTRYGTEEALSSTMGVMMALVSVVEAEKNIIRSIQADGCKVVFLTKSPLVLVGVSRTCQSDKELLRELQYIYYQIVSLLTLTQLNNIFKNKQNYDLRRLLAGSEYLTDNLLTRLERDPGLLLSAVTCLPLASSTRDTVSSSLQAAKSKNLVFSILLAGDRLVTLLRKKDQFLHHIDLHLVFNLVGSSSSFREGEGWTPICLPKFNTAGFFHAHISYLEPASELCLILVSTDREDFFNMSDCKKRFMERLSKRSAYPALKEALKSPTYSVEQVGIPELRHFLYKSKSSGLYTSPEFPDVYKSDCEQERLMGLYQDLHSSLHHPTRPLRYVYRCGDTENLLAWVTSGFELYLCFSPLGTKALAVAAVTKLLKWIRKEEDRLFILSPLTY; translated from the exons ATGGAAGGAGACTCCCAGAGGGCGTCGGCCTCCTGGGAGAACGGGACTCTGGCTCCTGGGGAACACCTTCGCTCCGACAGGGCGGACAGCCCCCTCCCGGGCCTGGTGGAGGGAACAGAACCAG GTGCTGGCCAGAAGAGTGCGATGTTCGTCCATGCTCAGTCCTTCGAGGATCTGACCGCCGAGGCTGAGGAGGAAGTTCGGAGGGAGGCCGAAATCAACAAATCGGGAGATGGGGAAGAGGAGCTGAAGGTGCTGGTGGGAGAGAAGGAGCCACACAGCAGCGACATGACGTCAGAGAGTAGGACTAAGGAGGAAGACGTGACCAGCGAGGCGTGGAGGAGCCACAGGAAACACGTGTTCGTGTTGAGCGACGCTGGGAAGCCGATCTACACTCGCTACGGCACGGAGGAGGCTCTGTCCAGCACCATGGGGGTGATGATGGCCCTGGTGTCTGTCGTTGAGGCCGAGAAGAACATCATCCGCTCCATCCAAGCAG ACGGCTGTAAAGTGGTGTTCCTCACCAAGAGCCCTCTGGTGCTGGTGGGCGTGTCCCGCACCTGTCAGTCGGACAAGGAGCTGCTGCGGGAGCTGCAGTACATCTACTACCAGATCGTCAGCCTGCTCACCCTCACCCAGCTCAACAACATCTTCAAGAACAAGCAGAACTACGACCTGCGCCGCCTGCTGGCCGGCTCCGAGTACCTGACGGACAACCTGCTGACCCGCCTGGAGCGAGACCCCGGCCTGCTGCTCAGCGCCGTCACCTGCCTGCCTCTGGCCAGCTCCACCCGGGACACCGTGTCCTCCAGCCTGCAGGCCGCCAAGTCCAAGAACCTGGTGTTCTCCATCCTGCTGGCAGGGGACCGCCTGGTCACGCTGCTGAGGAAGAAGGACCAGTTCCTGCACCACATAGACTTGCACCTGGTGTTCAACCTCGTCGGCTCCTCTTCCTCGTTTCGTGAAGGCGAGGGCTGGACGCCGATCTGTTTGCCAAAGTTCAACACCGCGGGGTTTTTCCACGCTCACATCTCTTACCTGGAGCCCGCGTCCGAGCTCTGCCTCATCCTGGTCTCCACCGACCGAGAGGACTTTTTTAACATGTCCGACTGCAAGAAGCGCTTCATGGAGAGGCTGAGCAAGCGCAGCGCCTATCCGGCCCTGAAGGAGGCTCTGAAGTCTCCCACCTACTCTGTGGAGCAGGTGGGCATCCCGGAGCTCAGGCACTTCCTGTACAAATCAAAGAGCTCAGGGCTGTACACCAG TCCAGAGTTCCCTGATGTGTATAAGTCTGACTGTGAGCAGGAGAGGCTGATGGGGTTGTACCAGGACCTCCACAGCAGCTTGCACCACCCGACCAGACCTCTCCGCTACGTCTACCGCTGTGGGGATACTGAAAACCTGCTGGCGTGG GTGACGAGCGGCTTCGAGCTCTACCTCTGCTTCAGTCCTCTGGGGACGAAGGCCCTGGCCGTCGCTGCTGTCACCAAACTGCTGAAGTGGATCAGGAAGGAGGAGGATCGCCTCTTCATCCTGAGTCCTCTCACATACTGA
- the mst1rb gene encoding LOW QUALITY PROTEIN: macrophage-stimulating protein receptor (The sequence of the model RefSeq protein was modified relative to this genomic sequence to represent the inferred CDS: inserted 2 bases in 2 codons; deleted 3 bases in 3 codons), producing MVHWTTQWGTCVCIQTLLAFALANCPSLYPNPVNFSVVYTMPFFQAKGPIQNIVNNSHYQEVYVASKNVIEAVNRSLEKAWELHTGPVGSPECRVCDMCDIDKDPNFLEDTNNQVLLLDTLFMYLYSCGSSQYGVCHFHQLNSNGEPPSLSKCLFRKVTNPAANCPDCVASPLGTKVTMVEEGQTVYFFVAATVNDSVTQRYGRKSISVRRPLATEDGFYKDVRSLTVLPGLRRTYNIEYVYSFFTQEFVYFVSVQRESPDQESSPFQTRLGRLPRNEWEMKRYREVILECRFEPKRRRRNAASEPYKDVVYNVVQAAHFGKAGRELAEELGAEEEDDILYGVFAVTDDNGVTEHDSALCAFPMDNVNKAIADGVDDCCESGPEQLSRGLCHFQSCESCPHESMENNATCRDHPSMVSKPYYRVDLFNRQLTDVLLTSLLVTTIENKTVAHIGTSTGRLLQLVLTRSSPIIFANYSLVENQRVSSIATVYSSEYLLFVVGDKMIQVPQRGPGCQHFLTCAICLTAPRFMGCGWCSGVCSWESECQSQWRNGSCQPGITGFSPRTAPPDGHTEFTVCGWEFQSPLRPAITSRTHQVRLGQTACTVLAGKSNNTHLVCKIRSGAAEQSRPVHVTVEVHEGKVEGRYSIDGKAEMPGFIFVTPNITDIQPNYGPRVGGTLITVTGPHLDAGKMRRVTLNDVPCPIKRVTKPKGNVSSIICLSQPISEVRDVPLSVFIDKSPILTTKVFYFKENPIITAVLPDCSFDRGSKIVVWGENLDSVYRTTIRFKPNESHLKPVTRECIGKSLPTRMECVSPVFLRDETEEGELSFDMDGALGLWKKEFSYHPYGEPIPFETEGHVLNLYPGFDEVSLHHQKLNLVSSCMTIVMTVAGVDCDAKVLDNEITCRIPKNMTILSEGQPVRISINGQVHNVGTVMRVSNHYMVGIVLGILAALVAGAVLAFVVMKHLRKKKKKAVESRLNHSANRSGSNNQETGDYRRVASLSPPTPLVGQGXFLSYAALGLDPFLTPLMPSEKISISSFRPXLLEEVKDVLIPAEMLVVQHHRTYGRAILGLVYHGYFTDQNHREIHCAVKSLNRITDVEEVEQFLKEGIIMKSFHHSNVLSLLGILLPQEGLPLVVLPYMKHGDLRHFIRCEKENPTVKDLIGFGLQVAKGMEYLAQKKFVHRDLAARNCMLDESYTVKVADFGMARDVFDKEYYSVQDHRKAKLPVKWMAIESLQTQKFTSKSDVWSFGVLMWEMLTRGASPYPEVDPYDITHYLLKGRRLPQPQYCPDPLYSIMLQCWDPDPELRPSFSTLPLAVATILTGLEGEHYISLNVTYVNLDQPRPYPALTESADETNSTDGEDSGSISS from the exons ATGGTGCACTGGACAACACAGTGGGGTACATGTGTCTGTATCCAAACTCTGCTGGCCTTTGCCTTGGCCAACTGTCCCTCACTTTACCCCAACCCTGTCAACTTCTCCGTTGTGTATACCATGCCGTTCTTCCAGGCTAAGGGTCCTATCCAGAACATAGTCAACAACTCGCATTACCAGGAGGTGTATGTTGCCTCTAAGAATGTGATTGAAGCCGTCAACAGAAGCTTGGAGAAGGCGTGGGAGCTCCACACTGGGCCAGTGGGAAGCCCAGAGTGTCGGGTATGCGATATGTGCGACATTGACAAGGATCCAAACTTCCTGGAGGACACAAACAATCAGGTCTTGCTGTTGGATACCctctttatgtatttatactCTTGTGGAAGTTCTCAGTATGGTGTATGCCATTTCCACCAACTTAACTCAAATGGAGAGCCTCCTTCTCTTTCAAAGTGTTTGTTCAGAAAGGTTACAAACCCCGCCGCCAACTGTCCTGACTGTGTGGCTAGCCCCCTCGGTACCAAAGTCACCATGGTGGAAGAGGGTCAGACTGTCTACTTCTTTGTTGCCGCCACAGTCAACGACAGTGTGACGCAGCGTTACGGAAGGAAGTCTATATCGGTGCGTCGACCACTGGCCACAGAAGATGGTTTCTACAAGGATGTGCGTAGCCTGACTGTCCTTCCAGGTCTGCGGAGGACATACAATATTGAATATGTCTACAGCTTTTTCACTCAGGAGTTCGTCTACTTCGTCTCAGTTCAGAGAGAGAGTCCAGATCAGGAATCCTCTCCATTTCAGACTCGTTTGGGCCGACTCCCAAGGAATGAATGGGAGATGAAGAGGTATCGTGAGGTGATCCTGGAGTGTCGGTTTGAACCAAAACGCAGACGGAGGAACGCAGCCAGTGAGCCCTATAAGGATGTGGTTTACAACGTGGTCCAGGCAGCCCATTTTGgcaaggcaggcagggagctggCAGAGGAGTTAGgggcggaggaggaggatgacatCCTCTATGGAGTTTTTGCTGTTACTGATGACAACGGGGTCACGGAGCACGACTCTGCCCTGTGCGCCTTCCCAATGGACAACGTGAACAAAGCGATCGCAGATGGGGTCGATGACTGCTGTGAGTCTGGACCAGAGCAGCTCTCTAGAGGGCTCTGCCATTTCCAGTCCTGTGAGAGCTGTCCACATGAG AGCATGGAGAACAACGCCACATGCAGAGACCACCCGAGCATGGTGTCAAAGCCCTACTACAGAGTGGACCTCTTCAACAGGCAGCTGACGGACGTCCTGCTCACATCTCTGCTGGTCACAACCATAGAGAACAAGACCGTGGCTCATATCGGCACCTCGACTGGACGCCTGCTGCAG CTTGTATTGACACGATCCAGCCCAATTATCTTTGCCAATTACTCTTTGGTAGAGAACCAGAGGGTGTCTTCGATTGCCACCGTTTACTCATCAGAGTATCTTCTCTTTGTGGTTGGAGACAAG ATGATCCAGGTGCCCCAGAGAGGACCAGGTTGTCAACACTTCCTGACCTGTGCGATCTGCCTGACAGCCCCTAGATTCATGGGCTGTGGCTGGTGCTCTGGAGTTTGCTCCTGGGAGAGCGAGTGTCAAAGTCAGTGGAGGAACGGGTCCTGCCAGCCGGGGATCACTGGG TTCTCTCCACGGACTGCTCCTCCCGATGGTCACACAGAGTTCACGGTGTGTGGATGGGAGTTTCAGTCGCCTTTAAGACCCGCCATCACATCCAGAACCCACCAGGTCCGACTGGGGCAGACTGCGTGCACTGTGCTTGCAGGGAAAAGCAATAACACGCA CTTGGTGTGTAAGATTCGCTCCGGGGCCGCTGAGCAGTCCAGACCCGTTCACGTCACAGTGGAGGTGCACGAGGGCAAGGTGGAGGGACGCTACTCTATTGACGGGAAGGCAGAAATGCCAGGATTCATATTTGTG ACTCCCAACATCACAGATATCCAGCCCAACTATGGGCCTCGTGTCGGGGGTACGCTCATCACAGTGACTGGACCTCACTTGGATGCTGGGAAGATGAGGAGAGTCACTCTCAATGATGTTCCCTGTCCGATAAAGAG AGTCACAAAGCCCAAAGGCAACGTGTCCTCCATCATCTGTCTGTCCCAGCCCATCTCAGAGGTGAGGGACGTCCCTCTGAGTGTTTTCATCGACAAGTCTCCTATCCTCACCACAAAGGTGTTTTACTTCAAAGAAAACCCGATCATTACAGCCGTGCTGCCTGACTGTAGCTTCGACAG GGGGTCAAAGATTGTGGTCTGGGGGGAGAACCTGGACTCTGTTTACCGCACCACCATCCGCTTCAAACCCAACGAGAGCCACTTGAAACCTGTGACACGG GAGTGCATCGGTAAGTCCTTGCCCACGAGGATGGAGTGCGTCTCCCCCGTGTTCCTGAGGGATGAGACGGAGGAAGGAGAGCTTTCCTTCGACATGGACGGAGCGCTGGGACTCTGGAAGAAAGAGTTTTCCTATCATCCGTACGGAGAGCCCATACCTTTTGAAACAGAGGGGCACGTGCTGAATTTGTACCCTGGCTTTGACGAAGTGTCACTGCAT CATCAGAAGCTGAATCTGGTGAGCTCCTGTATGACCATCGTCATGACGGTGGCAGGCGTAGATTGCGATGCGAAAGTCCTGGATAACGAGATCACCTGCAGGATCCCCAAGAACATGACCATCCTCAGTGAAGGACAGCCAGTGAGG ATCTCTATCAACGGGCAGGTGCATAACGTCGGCACGGTGATGAGGGTCAGCAACCACTACATGGTGGGCATTGTTCTGGGGATCCTGGCGGCTCTGGTGGCCGGGGCGGTGCTGGCCTTCGTTGTCATGAAGCActtgaggaagaagaagaagaaag CCGTAGAGAGCCGTTTGAACCACAGCGCTAACCGCTCTGGGAGTAATAACCAGGAGACCGGGGACTACAGGAGAG TAGCGTCCCTGAGCCCTCCGACCCCTCTGGTGGGTCAGG GGTTCCTGAGCTACGCTGCACTGGGCCTCGACCCCTTCCTCACCCCCCTCATGCCCTCAGAGAAGATCTCCATCTCCAGTTTCCGGC AGCTGCTGGAGGAGGTGAAGGATGTTCTTATTCCCGCTGAGATGCTCGTCGTGCAACACCACCGGACATATGGAAGG GCCATTTTGGGACTGGTCTATCACGGCTACTTCACTGACCAAAACCACAGAGAAATCCACTGTGCTGTCAAGTCTCTGAATA GAATAACAGATGTGGAGGAGGTGGAGCAGTTTCTGAAGGAGGGTATCATAATGAAGAGTTTCCACCACAGCAACGTGCTCTCCCTGCTGGGCATCCTCCTGCCGCAGGAAGGCCTCCCTCTGGTGGTGCTGCCGTACATG AAACACGGGGACCTGCGGCACTTCATCCGCTGCGAGAAAG AGAATCCCACCGTAAAGGATCTGATTGGCTTCGGGCTGCAGGTCGCCAAGGGGATGGAGTATTTGGCTCAGAAGAAGTTTGTTCACAGAGATCTCGCTGCACGCAACTGCAT GCTGGACGAGTCGTACACAGTGAAGGTGGCAGACTTCGGCATGGCCAGAGATGTTTTTGATAAAGAGTATTACAGCGTTCAGGATCACAGGAAGGCCAAGCTGCCCGTCAAGTGGATGGCCATCGAGAGTCTGCAGACGCAGAAGTTCACCTCCAAGTCTGACGTG TGGTCCTTCGGCGTGCTGATGTGGGAGATGCTGACCAGAGGAGCGAGCCCCTACCCAGAGGTGGACCCGTATGACATAACACATTACCTGCTGAAGGGCCGGCGGCTCCCCCAGCCTCAGTACTGCCCTGACCCTTTGT